A single Vigna radiata var. radiata cultivar VC1973A chromosome 8, Vradiata_ver6, whole genome shotgun sequence DNA region contains:
- the LOC106770409 gene encoding uncharacterized protein LOC106770409, with protein MARLEAIRILLVITSAKKFKLYQMDVKSAFLNGYIKEEVYVEQPPRFEDFEHPDHVFKLRKALYGLKQAPRSWYECLSEFLMKKGFSRGKVDSALFIKSLNKDKLYVQIYVDDIIFGSTNSTLCKEFSKTMQDEFEMSMMGKLTYFLGLQVKQAKNGVFIHQSKYCNDLLRKFKMLDCKEAANPMATNCYLDIDETEKSVDHKMYRGMIDSLLYITASRLDIMHNVCLCARFQSSPKESHLTVVKRILKYLKGTKSLGPWYPNGTNIFLEGYSDSDFGGCKLDRKSTSGTCHLLGSSLISWHSKKQACVALSITEAEYITVGSC; from the coding sequence ATGGCCAGATTAGAGGCTATAAGAATTCTCCTTGTAATTACCTCTGCAAAGAAGTTCAAGTTGTATCAGATGGATGTCAAAAGTGCCTTCCTAAATGGATATATTAAGGAAGAAGTGTACGTGGAACAACCACCCAggtttgaagattttgaacATCCTGATCATGTATTCAAACTCAGAAAAGCATTGTATGGACTGAAGCAGGCACCAAGATCTTGGTATGAGTGCTTAAGTGAATTCCTTATGAAGAAAGGATTCTCAAGGGGTAAAGTAGATTCAGCCTTGTTTATCAAAAGTTTGAATAAAGATAAATTGTATgtgcaaatttatgttgatgatatcattTTTGGATCGACTAATTCAACACTTTGCAAAGAATTTTCTAAGACAATGCAGGATGAGTTTGAGATGTCCATGATGGGTAAGCTAACATACTTCCTTGGCCTTCAAGTGAAACAAGCCAAAAATGGAGTCTTTATTCATCAATCAAAGTATTGCAATGACCTACTAAGGAAATTCAAGATGCTAGACTGCAAGGAAGCGGCTAATCCTATGGCAACAAACTGTTACTTAGATATTGATGAAACTGAGAAGAGTGTAGATCACAAAATGTATCGAGGTATGATTGATTCATTATTGTATATAACAGCTAGTAGACTAGACATTATGCACAATGTATGTCTTTGTGCTAGGTTCCAATCTTCTCCTAAAGAATCACACTTAACcgttgttaaaagaattttaaaatacctaaaGGGAACCAAAAGTCTTGGACCATGGTATCCAAATGGTACAAACATTTTTCTGGAAGGTTacagtgattctgattttggaggtTGTAAACTAGACAGAAAGAGCACCAGTGGCACATGTCATCTACTTGGATCTTCATTGAtctcttggcattcaaagaagCAAGCTTGTGTGGCATTATCCATTACAGAAGCCGAGTACATAACAGTAGGAAGTTGTTGA